From a single Calothrix sp. NIES-2098 genomic region:
- a CDS encoding neutral invertase, whose product MAITVKTNSITEAWRLVENSIIFYSKRPIGTVAACDLHRESLNYDQCFIRDFVISGLVFLTQGKAEIVRNFLTETLTLQSHEKQMDFFKPGPGLMPASFKVDIVDGKQVLIADFGEHAIGRVPPVDSCLWWIILLRAYVKATKDISLAYQPEFQQGIKLILDFCLVHRFAMYPTMLVPDGAFMIDRRMGVYGNPLEIQVLFYAALLAASELLLPGNGGVKYLETINRRLAALEYHVKEYYWIDINRVNEIYRYKGEEFGKEVANKFNIYPESIPHWLTEWLPETGGYLAGNLGPSQLDFRFFALGNLMAILVSLASEQESQMIMDLIEQRWHDLIGNMPMKICFPALEGLEWKIVTGSDPKNRAWSYHNGGNWPVLLWLLVAAAIKTGRVELANKAINVAQSRLSHDQWPEYYDGKNGRLIGKEARKYQTWTISGFLMAKELVANRTHLELISFEKDPEMISCVN is encoded by the coding sequence ATGGCTATAACTGTCAAAACTAATTCCATTACAGAAGCTTGGAGGTTAGTAGAAAACTCCATTATTTTCTATAGCAAACGCCCCATTGGTACAGTAGCAGCTTGTGACTTACACAGAGAGTCTCTCAACTATGACCAGTGCTTTATCCGCGACTTTGTGATTTCCGGGTTAGTTTTTCTCACCCAAGGAAAAGCAGAGATTGTTCGCAATTTTTTAACCGAGACTCTCACCTTGCAAAGTCACGAAAAGCAAATGGACTTTTTTAAGCCAGGCCCTGGATTAATGCCTGCTAGTTTTAAAGTTGATATTGTCGATGGAAAGCAAGTTTTGATTGCTGATTTTGGCGAACACGCTATTGGCAGAGTTCCGCCAGTCGATTCTTGTTTGTGGTGGATTATTTTATTACGAGCTTATGTAAAAGCAACCAAAGATATTTCTTTAGCTTATCAGCCAGAATTTCAACAAGGTATCAAGCTAATTTTAGATTTCTGCTTAGTGCATCGCTTTGCTATGTACCCAACCATGTTAGTTCCAGACGGTGCTTTTATGATTGACCGTCGCATGGGTGTTTATGGTAATCCTTTAGAAATTCAGGTGCTATTTTATGCAGCTTTATTAGCAGCAAGTGAATTGCTTTTACCAGGTAATGGTGGTGTTAAATATCTGGAAACAATTAACCGACGCTTGGCAGCGCTGGAGTATCACGTTAAAGAATATTATTGGATAGATATCAACCGTGTAAATGAGATTTATCGCTACAAAGGCGAAGAATTTGGTAAAGAAGTTGCCAATAAATTTAATATTTATCCTGAGTCTATCCCTCATTGGTTAACTGAATGGCTACCAGAAACCGGAGGCTATTTGGCAGGAAATTTAGGGCCTTCACAGTTAGATTTTCGCTTCTTTGCTTTGGGTAACTTAATGGCAATTCTAGTTTCCTTAGCCAGCGAACAAGAATCTCAAATGATTATGGATCTAATTGAACAACGCTGGCACGATTTAATTGGCAATATGCCGATGAAAATTTGTTTTCCAGCTTTAGAAGGTTTAGAGTGGAAAATTGTGACTGGCTCAGATCCAAAAAATAGAGCTTGGTCTTATCATAATGGCGGTAATTGGCCTGTTTTACTTTGGTTGTTAGTAGCTGCGGCTATCAAAACAGGTCGAGTAGAACTGGCAAATAAAGCTATTAATGTAGCTCAAAGCCGCCTCAGCCACGACCAATGGCCAGAATACTATGATGGTAAAAATGGGCGATTAATTGGTAAAGAAGCAAGGAAATATCAAACTTGGACGATTTCTGGCTTCCTAATGGCAAAAGAACTAGTAGCTAATCGGACACATTTAGAGTTAATTTCTTTTGAAAAAGACCCTGAGATGATTAGCTGTGTAAATTAA
- a CDS encoding Ap4A phosphorylase II — translation MTQGKILLQPGTLWKSVIERTESAWKCGALLSIPTEFEFVEQDGVQFLVRILSNLVRKDAAKQKQVQQTTSSGKDFNPFLPYEEDLFVADISETHVCLLNKFNVVDYHLLIITRAFEEQESLLTLEDFAAMWACLAEYDGLAFYNGGQVAGASQRHKHLQVVPLPLTTSGAAIPIEPLLAAAEFQGTVATIPELPFTHAFASLDRSWAESPLTAAKTTLEIYRNLLKTVGIAAVEGNRQSGAYNFLATRQWMLIVPRSQEEFEGISVNSLGCAGALLVRNQEQMQILKDAGPMNILKSVGIPRQPQV, via the coding sequence ATGACACAAGGAAAAATATTGTTGCAACCTGGCACGTTATGGAAAAGTGTCATAGAACGTACTGAATCCGCTTGGAAATGCGGAGCTTTGTTGTCGATACCAACGGAGTTTGAATTTGTTGAGCAGGATGGCGTGCAGTTCTTAGTAAGGATTTTGTCTAATCTGGTGCGCAAGGATGCAGCCAAGCAAAAACAAGTTCAACAAACTACCTCATCTGGCAAGGACTTTAATCCATTCTTACCTTACGAAGAAGATTTATTTGTTGCCGATATTTCTGAGACACACGTTTGTTTGTTGAATAAATTCAACGTAGTTGACTATCACTTATTAATTATTACTCGCGCTTTTGAAGAACAGGAAAGCTTACTAACCTTAGAAGATTTCGCTGCCATGTGGGCTTGTTTGGCAGAATATGATGGATTGGCATTTTACAACGGCGGTCAAGTTGCAGGTGCAAGTCAGCGACACAAGCATTTACAGGTTGTACCCTTACCCCTAACAACCTCAGGTGCAGCCATACCCATTGAGCCTTTATTAGCAGCAGCAGAATTTCAAGGTACAGTCGCAACTATTCCAGAGTTACCTTTTACACACGCTTTCGCAAGCCTAGATCGCAGTTGGGCAGAGTCGCCACTCACAGCCGCTAAAACTACCCTAGAAATCTATCGCAACTTACTCAAGACTGTAGGGATCGCCGCAGTTGAAGGTAATAGACAATCGGGCGCTTACAACTTTTTAGCTACACGCCAATGGATGTTAATCGTACCGCGATCGCAAGAAGAATTCGAGGGGATTTCTGTCAACTCCTTAGGATGTGCAGGCGCTCTACTAGTGCGGAATCAAGAACAAATGCAAATCCTCAAAGACGCAGGGCCAATGAATATCCTCAAAAGTGTAGGGATACCAAGACAACCACAAGTGTAA
- a CDS encoding putative secreted metalloprotease, whose protein sequence is MNPQSETLAALTTIDQCEPCQTSVPPMAQNIEGNGSSQSTSLLNYPTEQPPASAVAARVEERPTQEPLSQLTGQQQTVSAGWQTDKKVLGLWSACSDQRNAWMYVDGIGWRKFADNSDSAIMAFNIIASHAKVTGKGSYFYEGNDGKVSTLYVW, encoded by the coding sequence ATGAATCCACAATCTGAAACACTTGCAGCTTTAACAACTATCGATCAATGCGAACCCTGCCAAACCTCTGTCCCACCTATGGCACAAAACATTGAAGGGAATGGCTCTAGTCAAAGTACTTCCTTACTCAACTACCCAACCGAGCAACCTCCTGCTAGTGCCGTTGCTGCTAGGGTTGAAGAACGTCCTACCCAAGAACCACTCAGCCAATTAACTGGTCAACAGCAAACTGTTAGTGCCGGATGGCAAACTGATAAGAAAGTATTAGGATTATGGAGTGCCTGCTCGGATCAGCGCAATGCTTGGATGTATGTTGATGGCATTGGTTGGCGTAAGTTTGCTGATAATTCTGATAGTGCAATCATGGCATTTAATATTATTGCATCTCATGCCAAGGTTACAGGCAAAGGTAGTTACTTCTATGAAGGAAATGATGGCAAAGTCAGCACTCTTTACGTTTGGTAA
- a CDS encoding phosphoribosyltransferase, translated as MLQRFRNRVEAGKVLAAKLTEYGNRPDVLVLGLPRGGVPVAYEVANALDAPLDVCLVRKLGVPGHKELAMGALAMGGVRVINENVVDWLRIPKETIDRVAAMERRELERRNLVYRGNRPLPKVKNHTVILVDDGIATGATIRAAIATLKKQQPCELVVAVPVVGVSTFEELEPEVDKLVCVIMPEDLYAIGIWYEDFQQTTDAEVCELLTRQKLLVANSS; from the coding sequence ATGTTGCAAAGATTCCGTAATCGGGTTGAAGCTGGGAAAGTATTAGCTGCTAAGTTAACAGAGTATGGCAATCGTCCAGACGTTTTAGTTTTAGGGCTTCCCCGTGGTGGCGTGCCTGTAGCTTATGAGGTAGCAAACGCACTTGATGCACCCTTAGATGTCTGCTTGGTGAGGAAATTAGGCGTACCCGGACACAAGGAACTAGCAATGGGTGCGCTCGCAATGGGAGGAGTACGTGTCATTAATGAGAATGTCGTAGATTGGTTACGGATTCCCAAAGAAACTATCGATCGAGTAGCCGCAATGGAAAGGCGGGAATTAGAACGTCGTAACCTCGTTTATCGAGGTAATCGTCCGCTACCAAAAGTCAAAAATCATACCGTTATTCTTGTAGATGATGGTATTGCTACGGGTGCAACTATCCGCGCCGCGATCGCAACTTTGAAAAAACAACAGCCCTGCGAACTAGTTGTGGCTGTTCCAGTAGTAGGCGTATCTACTTTTGAAGAACTAGAACCAGAAGTAGATAAGCTTGTTTGCGTAATCATGCCAGAAGATTTGTATGCGATCGGTATTTGGTATGAGGATTTTCAGCAAACAACCGACGCAGAGGTATGCGAACTGCTGACAAGGCAAAAATTACTGGTAGCTAATAGCTCTTAA
- a CDS encoding cysteine desulfurase-related protein, whose product MQHLDLKWIRAQFPALTQKINGEPVIFCDGPGGTQTPGAVLDAISDYLVRSNANSHGAFATSMRTDALITAARAASADLLGCHSDEVVFGANMTTLTFSLSRAIGRELQPGDEIIVTRLDHYANVSTWYALEEKGVVVKVVDFNTEDCTLDMGELERQINPRTKLVAVGYASNAVGTINDVPAVVRLAHAVGALVFVDAVHYVPHAPINVHALGCDFLACSAYKFFGPHVGILYGKREHLTRLIPYKVRPAPDEVPARWETGTLNFEGLAGLVAAINYLTKLGCHVSPSVDNELISALIEADKEGIEKFHCPSFLTSPDQSTPSITSAYHSRRAALVAAMSAIQQYERELSHKLIPGLLAIPGLTLYGITNPQRFTSRTPTVAFRLAGQSPESVAKALGDRGIFSWHGHFYAIGLTEKLGVEATGGLVRIGMTHYNTVEEVERVLHALKEIAV is encoded by the coding sequence ATGCAGCACCTTGACCTGAAATGGATACGCGCCCAGTTTCCCGCACTTACTCAAAAAATCAACGGTGAACCTGTAATTTTTTGCGATGGCCCTGGTGGTACACAGACACCAGGAGCAGTACTCGATGCCATTAGCGATTATTTGGTGAGGTCAAATGCCAATTCTCACGGAGCTTTTGCCACGAGTATGCGTACAGATGCACTGATTACAGCTGCTCGTGCTGCTAGTGCCGATTTGCTAGGATGCCACAGTGATGAGGTAGTATTCGGTGCGAACATGACTACCCTTACCTTCAGCTTGAGTCGCGCTATTGGTCGGGAACTGCAACCAGGCGATGAAATTATTGTGACGCGGCTCGACCATTACGCCAATGTTTCTACTTGGTATGCGTTAGAAGAAAAGGGTGTAGTTGTCAAAGTTGTAGATTTCAACACCGAAGACTGCACCTTAGACATGGGAGAACTGGAACGCCAAATTAATCCCCGCACAAAATTAGTCGCTGTTGGTTATGCTTCTAACGCTGTCGGGACAATCAACGATGTACCCGCAGTCGTGCGCCTTGCTCATGCTGTTGGAGCTTTGGTGTTTGTTGATGCAGTTCACTACGTACCCCACGCTCCAATTAATGTCCATGCGCTAGGTTGTGACTTTCTCGCCTGTTCCGCCTATAAATTCTTCGGCCCCCACGTGGGGATTTTGTATGGTAAGCGAGAACATCTTACCCGCTTAATTCCATATAAAGTTAGGCCTGCTCCGGATGAAGTCCCAGCGCGTTGGGAAACAGGAACTTTGAATTTTGAAGGTTTAGCAGGATTGGTAGCGGCGATTAATTATTTGACAAAACTCGGTTGTCACGTATCACCTTCAGTCGATAATGAGTTAATTTCCGCCTTAATCGAAGCAGATAAGGAAGGCATAGAAAAATTTCACTGTCCCAGTTTCCTCACATCACCCGATCAATCTACACCTTCAATCACATCTGCTTATCACAGCCGCCGCGCTGCTTTAGTAGCAGCAATGTCAGCAATTCAACAATACGAAAGAGAATTGAGTCACAAACTCATTCCCGGATTGTTGGCGATTCCTGGTTTAACCTTGTATGGCATTACTAACCCACAGCGCTTTACTTCACGCACACCAACAGTTGCCTTTAGGCTAGCAGGACAAAGCCCGGAAAGTGTTGCCAAAGCATTAGGCGATCGCGGAATATTTTCTTGGCACGGACATTTTTATGCGATCGGTTTGACTGAAAAGTTAGGCGTAGAAGCGACAGGTGGCTTAGTGCGGATTGGAATGACACACTACAACACAGTTGAGGAAGTTGAGCGAGTCTTACACGCTTTGAAGGAAATTGCTGTGTAA
- a CDS encoding ribose-phosphate pyrophosphokinase — protein sequence MRICRIPCSNWNQVLIMDNFILFAGTANPDLAAAVSQKLNIPLGKSLVECFPDGEVNVQLLESVREKAVFILQSTAPPVNDHLVELLAFADACRRSAARRITAIIPYFGYARSDKRHGRREPIAASMVAEVLQAVGVTHIVTLDLHTPQIEGFFRIPVDSLTAVPIFCEAISPHLPPNFVVVSPDTGRVQMATQYAQKLNSSVVVLHKHRKSGTETEVTRVVGDVKGCACLIIDDMISTGGTLARSIEALLKAEARPEIMIAATHGLFVKDARAKLSHPSIQAVYVTDTIAPTETDWQQLKIVSIAPLIATAIKQFQVDGSLKDLCLKEV from the coding sequence GTGCGTATCTGTCGCATTCCTTGTTCAAATTGGAATCAGGTATTGATTATGGACAATTTCATCCTCTTTGCAGGCACAGCTAACCCTGATTTAGCAGCAGCCGTTTCCCAGAAACTCAACATTCCTTTGGGTAAATCTCTGGTGGAATGCTTTCCAGATGGCGAGGTAAATGTCCAACTCCTAGAATCTGTACGCGAAAAGGCTGTATTTATCCTCCAGTCCACTGCACCACCCGTTAATGACCATTTAGTAGAACTTTTAGCCTTTGCAGATGCCTGTCGTCGGTCTGCGGCTAGACGGATTACGGCTATTATCCCTTACTTTGGCTATGCCCGTTCCGATAAACGTCATGGTAGGCGGGAACCAATCGCTGCCAGTATGGTGGCTGAAGTTTTACAGGCTGTGGGAGTAACTCATATTGTCACCCTGGATTTACACACCCCACAAATTGAGGGTTTCTTTCGCATTCCTGTAGACAGTCTGACAGCAGTACCCATTTTTTGCGAGGCTATCAGCCCTCATTTACCGCCTAATTTTGTCGTTGTATCGCCAGACACCGGGCGCGTCCAAATGGCAACTCAGTATGCTCAAAAGCTGAATAGTTCTGTAGTTGTGCTACACAAACACCGCAAGAGTGGTACAGAAACAGAAGTAACTCGTGTGGTAGGAGATGTAAAGGGTTGTGCCTGCTTAATTATCGATGACATGATTTCCACGGGTGGCACTCTGGCTAGAAGTATTGAAGCCCTATTGAAAGCGGAAGCACGTCCAGAAATCATGATTGCTGCTACCCACGGGTTATTTGTGAAGGACGCACGCGCTAAGTTAAGTCACCCCAGCATCCAGGCTGTTTATGTCACCGATACTATCGCACCAACAGAAACGGATTGGCAGCAACTCAAAATTGTCTCGATCGCACCTTTAATTGCTACTGCTATCAAACAGTTTCAGGTAGACGGTTCTCTTAAAGATTTATGTTTAAAAGAGGTATAA
- a CDS encoding dienelactone hydrolase, translating into MQKHEHLILVNAGEVKLEGNLVIPDGATGVVLFAHGSGSSRHSPRNRFVAGVLQQGGLATLLIDLLTPQEEEIDLRTRHLRFDIALLASRLVGATDWLAENPDTQHLKIGYFGASTGAGAALVAAAERKAAVQAVVSRGGRPDLAGAALPHVKAPTLLIVGGYDTPVIAMNEEALAKLRSPKRLEIIPKATHLFEEPGTLATVALLASEWFSHYLMSRSE; encoded by the coding sequence ATGCAGAAGCACGAACACCTAATATTAGTCAACGCAGGTGAAGTCAAGCTAGAGGGAAATTTAGTAATTCCCGATGGTGCTACAGGCGTAGTTTTATTTGCTCATGGTAGTGGTAGCAGCCGCCATAGTCCTCGCAATCGCTTTGTGGCTGGAGTTTTACAACAGGGGGGACTAGCAACTTTATTAATTGATTTGCTCACTCCACAAGAAGAAGAAATTGATCTGCGGACAAGACATTTGCGCTTTGATATTGCTTTGTTAGCATCGCGGTTAGTTGGTGCTACAGATTGGCTAGCAGAAAACCCAGATACCCAACACCTGAAGATAGGTTACTTTGGCGCTAGTACTGGCGCTGGTGCAGCCCTCGTCGCCGCCGCCGAACGGAAAGCAGCGGTGCAGGCTGTTGTCTCTCGTGGGGGAAGACCCGATCTAGCTGGTGCAGCACTACCTCATGTCAAAGCACCAACCTTGCTGATTGTTGGTGGTTACGATACGCCAGTCATAGCGATGAATGAGGAAGCATTAGCAAAATTGCGATCGCCAAAACGGCTGGAGATTATTCCCAAAGCTACCCATTTATTTGAAGAACCAGGCACATTGGCAACAGTAGCACTATTGGCGAGTGAATGGTTTAGCCATTATCTTATGTCTAGAAGCGAGTGA